One stretch of Coffea eugenioides isolate CCC68of unplaced genomic scaffold, Ceug_1.0 ScVebR1_2057;HRSCAF=3018, whole genome shotgun sequence DNA includes these proteins:
- the LOC113756199 gene encoding protein FAR1-RELATED SEQUENCE 5-like, with the protein MDCNKLVEDRTPKLEMEFNSEEDAHKFYNNYAFKTDFNVCKDYLNKDKDGVTTSRRYSYCKEGVKRKYEGDVMPKRTRAPTKTGCGTKMVIVLLREIMKYRVHDLILEHNHELHIA; encoded by the coding sequence ATGGATTGTAACAAATTGGTAGAAGATAGGACCCCTAAATTAGAAATGGAGTTCAATAGTGAAGAGGATGCGCACAAGTTTTACAACAACTATGCCTTTAAAACGGATTTTAATGTATGCAAAGACTATCTAAATAAAGACAAAGACGGTGTGACGACGTCTAGGAGATATAGTTACTGCAAGGAAGGTGTAAAACGCAAGTACGAAGGTGATGTGATGCCAAAAAGGACACGAGCGCCGACGAAAACAGGGTGTGGAACTAAAATGGTTATTGTGTTGCTTAGAGAGATAATGAAGTACCGTGTACATGACCTTATCTTAGAACATAACCATGAGTTGCACATTGCTTAA